A window from Prosthecobacter sp. encodes these proteins:
- a CDS encoding inositol monophosphatase family protein → MNELLTTATEAAHAAGKMIKDNFGSELTVNEMQRHDIKLELDVLSQKLITEMILARFPDHAILGEEGGEIGGNGEVEWIVDPIDGTVNYFFGIPHFCVSIAARKRESKELLVGVIFDPTQNETWTVVRGEKPMLNGKTVSVSNRGEMAEAVVTVGFSKSKEALDLGFARYKRIAYEVRKTRMLGSAALAMAYIACGRLDAYVEEQISLWDIAAGQLMVEEGGGKVMLKPSTTKPGTMFICAWNGKLPIEASL, encoded by the coding sequence GTGAACGAACTCCTCACCACCGCCACCGAAGCCGCGCACGCCGCGGGCAAAATGATCAAAGACAACTTCGGCTCCGAGCTCACGGTGAACGAAATGCAGCGCCACGACATCAAGCTCGAACTCGATGTGCTCAGCCAGAAACTCATCACCGAGATGATCCTCGCACGCTTCCCCGATCACGCGATCTTGGGCGAAGAAGGCGGCGAAATCGGCGGCAACGGTGAAGTCGAGTGGATCGTCGATCCCATCGACGGCACGGTGAATTACTTCTTCGGCATCCCGCATTTCTGCGTCTCCATCGCCGCGCGGAAGCGTGAGTCGAAAGAACTGCTTGTGGGCGTGATCTTTGATCCGACTCAGAACGAAACCTGGACCGTCGTCCGTGGTGAAAAGCCGATGCTCAATGGCAAAACGGTTAGCGTCAGCAATCGCGGAGAGATGGCCGAGGCCGTCGTCACCGTCGGCTTTTCCAAGAGCAAGGAGGCGCTCGATCTGGGCTTCGCCCGCTACAAGCGCATCGCCTACGAAGTGCGCAAGACACGCATGCTGGGTAGCGCCGCGCTCGCCATGGCTTACATCGCCTGTGGTCGTCTCGATGCGTATGTCGAGGAACAGATCAGCCTTTGGGACATCGCCGCCGGACAGCTCATGGTCGAAGAGGGCGGCGGCAAAGTGATGCTCAAACCGAGCACCACGAAGCCCGGCACCATGTTTATCTGCGCCTGGAACGGCAAGCTGCCCATCGAAGCGTCTCTCTAA
- a CDS encoding fatty acid desaturase, whose translation MTTTSAPEMTSAMPQATISEWKKIVAPFQVPSIPRSTWQIVNTFIPYALLWYAMYRSLEVSYWLTLGISAIAGLLLVRVFIMFHDCGHGSFFKSKAASNILGFISGMLTFTPYLHWTWQHSVHHQTSGDLSRRGDGDIWTMTVKEYQEATPKMRFFYRLFRNPVMIFVVGPLVLFLIHQRFPSPRAKGKDRASVMTMNVAMLLMVIGLSWLFGFKNYILMQLPVTMFAGMAGIWMFYVQHQYEDVYWEHREDWDYTTAALEGSSFYKLPKILQWFTGNIGFHHVHHLSSRIPNYYLESCHNSHPMFHSIKPLTFWSSLKCINLRLWDESDRKLISWKEYRQRYAQPAPAKTEAMDPADLPVPDQAGSGMS comes from the coding sequence ATGACCACGACCAGCGCCCCTGAGATGACATCAGCCATGCCCCAGGCCACGATTTCCGAATGGAAAAAAATTGTAGCCCCCTTCCAGGTTCCTTCCATTCCCCGTTCCACCTGGCAGATCGTCAACACCTTCATCCCCTACGCGCTGCTGTGGTATGCGATGTATCGCAGCCTGGAGGTTTCGTACTGGCTCACGCTCGGCATCTCCGCGATCGCGGGTCTCCTGCTGGTGCGTGTGTTCATCATGTTTCATGACTGCGGTCACGGCTCCTTTTTCAAATCGAAAGCGGCCAGCAACATCCTCGGCTTCATCAGCGGCATGCTCACATTCACGCCCTACCTGCACTGGACTTGGCAGCACTCGGTGCATCACCAGACCTCGGGTGACCTGAGCCGCCGTGGCGATGGGGACATCTGGACGATGACGGTGAAGGAATACCAGGAGGCCACCCCAAAGATGCGCTTCTTCTACCGTCTGTTTCGCAACCCGGTCATGATCTTTGTCGTCGGACCTCTGGTTCTCTTTCTCATCCATCAGCGTTTCCCTTCGCCGCGTGCGAAGGGCAAAGATCGCGCTTCTGTCATGACGATGAACGTTGCGATGCTGTTGATGGTCATCGGACTGAGCTGGCTGTTCGGCTTCAAAAATTACATCCTGATGCAGCTTCCCGTGACGATGTTCGCCGGCATGGCGGGCATCTGGATGTTTTATGTGCAGCACCAGTATGAAGACGTGTACTGGGAGCACCGGGAAGACTGGGACTACACCACCGCCGCGCTGGAAGGCAGCTCCTTCTACAAGCTGCCGAAAATCCTCCAGTGGTTCACCGGCAACATCGGTTTCCATCACGTTCACCATCTCAGTTCCCGCATCCCGAACTACTACCTGGAGAGCTGCCACAACTCCCATCCGATGTTTCATTCGATCAAGCCGCTGACGTTCTGGTCGAGCCTGAAGTGCATCAATCTGCGCCTCTGGGATGAATCCGACCGCAAGCTCATCTCCTGGAAGGAATACCGTCAGCGCTACGCTCAACCGGCTCCCGCCAAGACCGAAGCGATGGACCCTGCGGATCTGCCAGTGCCGGATCAAGCCGGTTCGGGCATGTCCTAA
- a CDS encoding Gfo/Idh/MocA family oxidoreductase — protein sequence MKRRSFLLACGSTAFAASGSSTLRIGQIGTEHAHAAGKMVAMRSLTELWEVVGVTGPEGYEGVKSMTEEELLAVPDLKAVAVETRVEASCATARRGIEAGKHVHLDKPGALKHDEFKSMRLEAEKRGLTVQMGYMLRYNPAFELLFQAVREGWLGEITEIDAAMGKLANGSTRGAIRKLEGGGMFELACHVMDAVVTILGKPQSVTGFSTPTRDDGVQDNQMAVLKYAKATAVIRCNHTDPFGGPRRRFNVTGTEGTFEIVPLESGKVNLSITKARGSYKKGAQSFQLDVPKDRYAAEFVDLAKIVRGEKKHAWDAAHDIAVHETVLRAAGVWK from the coding sequence ATGAAACGACGCTCTTTCCTCCTTGCCTGCGGTTCGACCGCCTTTGCCGCCAGCGGCAGTTCCACACTCCGTATCGGCCAGATCGGCACGGAGCATGCGCATGCGGCGGGGAAGATGGTGGCGATGCGGTCTTTGACGGAGCTTTGGGAGGTCGTGGGCGTGACGGGGCCGGAAGGTTATGAAGGTGTGAAGTCGATGACCGAGGAGGAACTGCTCGCCGTGCCGGATTTGAAGGCGGTGGCAGTGGAAACTCGCGTCGAAGCCTCCTGCGCGACGGCGCGGCGCGGCATTGAGGCAGGCAAGCATGTGCATCTGGACAAGCCAGGGGCGCTGAAGCATGACGAATTCAAATCCATGCGGCTGGAGGCGGAGAAACGCGGCCTGACGGTGCAGATGGGCTACATGCTGCGCTACAATCCGGCGTTTGAGCTGCTGTTCCAAGCCGTGCGCGAAGGCTGGCTCGGCGAGATCACGGAGATCGACGCGGCGATGGGCAAACTGGCCAACGGGAGCACGCGTGGAGCGATTCGTAAGCTCGAAGGCGGCGGGATGTTTGAGCTGGCCTGCCATGTCATGGACGCGGTGGTCACTATTCTGGGCAAGCCGCAGTCGGTGACGGGCTTTTCAACGCCAACACGCGATGATGGTGTGCAGGACAACCAGATGGCCGTTTTGAAGTATGCGAAGGCCACGGCGGTTATCCGCTGCAATCACACGGACCCGTTTGGCGGCCCACGGCGGAGGTTCAACGTCACTGGAACCGAAGGAACCTTCGAGATCGTGCCGCTGGAGTCCGGGAAGGTGAATCTGTCGATTACCAAGGCGCGTGGCAGCTACAAGAAGGGCGCGCAGTCGTTTCAACTCGACGTGCCAAAGGATCGCTATGCGGCGGAGTTTGTCGATCTGGCGAAGATCGTGCGTGGTGAGAAAAAACACGCCTGGGATGCCGCACACGACATCGCCGTGCATGAGACGGTGCTGCGTGCGGCGGGCGTTTGGAAGTAG
- a CDS encoding phosphopantothenoylcysteine decarboxylase — protein sequence MTSDSGRSVMRLLITAGPTREPIDPVRFLSNRSSGRMGYALAEAACEAGHDVVLISGPVAISAPEGVMLVHAETAREMFDAVQIYLSGCDAAIFSAAVADYRPVHVVAQKLKKTADKLTLELERTEDILGSARSKLGFQGFLVGFAAETENLIAQAQEKLERKGCDMIVANDVSQAGIGFDSAENEVTLCLPGGRTIHLPRQSKAAIARELIAHITQLSAPNDPK from the coding sequence TTGACCTCCGACTCTGGACGTTCGGTGATGCGCCTCCTCATCACCGCCGGCCCGACGCGGGAGCCGATTGATCCGGTGCGGTTCCTTTCGAACCGCTCCTCGGGTCGCATGGGTTATGCGCTGGCCGAGGCCGCATGCGAGGCAGGACACGATGTGGTGCTCATTTCCGGCCCCGTGGCGATCTCAGCACCGGAAGGTGTGATGTTAGTTCATGCGGAAACAGCGCGCGAGATGTTCGACGCAGTGCAAATCTACCTCAGTGGCTGCGACGCGGCCATTTTCAGCGCGGCGGTGGCGGATTACCGGCCGGTGCATGTCGTGGCGCAGAAATTGAAAAAGACCGCCGACAAGCTCACGCTCGAACTCGAACGCACCGAGGACATCCTCGGCTCCGCTCGGTCAAAACTCGGCTTTCAGGGCTTCCTCGTCGGCTTTGCGGCGGAAACCGAGAACCTGATTGCTCAGGCGCAGGAGAAGCTGGAGCGCAAAGGCTGCGACATGATCGTCGCCAACGACGTGTCACAGGCGGGCATCGGGTTTGACAGTGCGGAAAACGAAGTCACCCTCTGCCTCCCCGGCGGCCGGACGATTCATCTCCCCAGACAATCGAAAGCAGCCATCGCGCGTGAATTGATCGCGCACATCACCCAGCTCTCAGCCCCCAACGACCCGAAGTGA
- a CDS encoding SDR family oxidoreductase — translation MKTVVITGCTRGLGRAMIPRFIDAAWQIAGCGRDEAQIAELGRQFTKSHLFQVCDVSCEKDVATFCAAILKQFGPPDLVLNNAAIINPNAPLWETSAEDFSRILDINIKGPAAMMRHLLPAMLKRGSGVIVNFSSGWGRCTAADVAPYCATKYAIEGLSMATAQDTGGKVAVIPMNPGIIDTDMLRSTFGGEAGGFPDADDWAKRAVPFFIKLGPKDNGKPLTVPGG, via the coding sequence ATGAAAACCGTCGTCATCACCGGCTGCACGCGTGGACTCGGCCGCGCGATGATTCCGCGATTCATCGATGCGGCATGGCAGATCGCCGGTTGTGGACGCGATGAAGCCCAAATTGCCGAGTTGGGTCGCCAGTTCACCAAATCGCACCTTTTCCAAGTCTGCGATGTCTCATGTGAAAAGGACGTTGCAACGTTTTGCGCCGCGATTCTCAAACAATTCGGCCCACCGGACCTCGTGTTGAACAACGCGGCCATCATCAATCCAAACGCGCCGCTGTGGGAGACGAGCGCGGAGGATTTCAGCCGCATCCTCGACATCAACATCAAGGGTCCCGCCGCCATGATGCGTCATCTGTTGCCTGCGATGCTGAAGCGCGGTTCCGGCGTGATCGTGAACTTCTCCTCCGGCTGGGGTCGCTGCACAGCGGCGGATGTGGCTCCCTATTGCGCCACGAAATACGCCATCGAAGGCCTTTCCATGGCCACGGCACAGGACACGGGCGGCAAAGTGGCCGTGATCCCGATGAATCCCGGCATCATCGACACCGACATGCTCCGCAGCACCTTCGGCGGCGAAGCGGGCGGTTTTCCTGATGCTGACGACTGGGCGAAACGCGCCGTGCCTTTCTTCATCAAACTCGGTCCCAAGGACAACGGCAAGCCGCTCACCGTTCCCGGCGGCTGA
- the uvrB gene encoding excinuclease ABC subunit UvrB, with translation MSAFRLNTEYRPQGDQEQAIAKLVKSVSAGNRHQTLMGVTGSGKTFTMANVIEQIGRPALVFSHNKTLAAQLYSEFKNFFPHNAVEYFVSYFDYYQPEAYIARTDTYIEKDSAINDEIERLRLSSMGALITRQDTIIVASVSCIYGLGSPEDYEGMMLPLSVGQQMSRETLLTKLVDMLYERNDIQLTRGKFRARGDVIEVVPAYLENEAIRIEFFGDEIDRISAVDVLTGTVTLKMPSYTIFPAKQFVTPGDKLRKAIVKIREEAEERVAWFEKEGKLLEAQRIKMRTQYDIEMMQEMGFCQGIENYSRHLTGREPGATPGTLLDFFKEPPLMFIDESHVTIPQIGGMYEGDKSRKTVLVEHGFRLPSALDNRPLRFEEFMGKVGQLVYVSATPARFEIENSVVGNTGYIAKIADPLPFSKTVRVSGSAEAVDKFDVTAKGRSLVVEQIIRPTGLLDPVITIKPLKGQIDETIELCRQRIEKGERVLVTTLTKRTAEDLTDYLRNLDFKVRYLHSDIDAIERVEILRSLRSGDCDVLVGINLLREGLDLPEVSLVCILDADKEGFLRSESSLIQTSGRAARHINGEVVLFADIETKSIRSLLSISGYRRQVQTDHNEKHGITPQTVQRAVQESLQVLGKAREIEENVVREGGGDFAITETIRELEQEMAEAASKLEYERAALLRDQIRELKKRAGLNTDDTGTLPQRKNVVYGKPKRGGKKR, from the coding sequence ATGTCCGCTTTTCGGCTCAACACCGAGTACCGCCCGCAGGGCGATCAGGAGCAGGCCATCGCGAAGTTGGTGAAGTCTGTTAGTGCCGGGAACCGGCATCAGACGCTCATGGGTGTCACGGGATCGGGCAAGACCTTCACGATGGCGAATGTCATCGAGCAAATAGGTCGGCCTGCACTGGTCTTCTCGCACAACAAGACGCTCGCCGCGCAGCTTTACTCGGAGTTTAAAAACTTCTTCCCGCACAACGCGGTGGAGTACTTCGTCAGTTACTTCGACTACTACCAGCCGGAGGCCTACATCGCCCGCACGGACACCTACATCGAGAAGGATTCCGCCATCAACGACGAGATCGAGCGCCTGCGCCTCTCCAGCATGGGGGCACTGATCACGCGGCAGGATACGATCATCGTGGCGAGTGTGAGCTGCATTTACGGCTTGGGATCGCCTGAGGATTACGAGGGCATGATGCTGCCGCTCAGCGTGGGCCAGCAGATGTCGCGCGAGACGCTGCTGACCAAGCTGGTGGACATGCTCTACGAGCGGAACGACATCCAGCTCACGCGCGGCAAATTCCGTGCTCGGGGCGATGTGATTGAGGTGGTGCCGGCCTATTTGGAGAACGAAGCGATCCGCATCGAGTTCTTTGGCGACGAGATCGACCGCATCAGCGCCGTGGACGTGCTCACCGGCACGGTGACGCTCAAAATGCCGAGCTACACGATCTTTCCGGCCAAGCAGTTCGTCACACCCGGCGACAAACTGCGCAAAGCCATCGTGAAAATCCGTGAGGAGGCCGAGGAGCGCGTCGCGTGGTTCGAGAAGGAAGGAAAACTGCTCGAAGCGCAGCGCATCAAGATGCGCACGCAGTATGACATCGAGATGATGCAGGAGATGGGTTTCTGCCAGGGCATCGAAAACTACAGCCGCCACCTCACCGGCCGTGAACCCGGCGCCACGCCCGGCACGCTGCTGGATTTCTTCAAGGAGCCGCCGCTCATGTTCATCGACGAAAGCCACGTCACCATCCCGCAGATCGGCGGCATGTATGAGGGCGACAAATCGCGCAAAACGGTGCTCGTGGAGCATGGCTTCCGCCTTCCCAGCGCGCTCGACAATCGCCCGCTGCGTTTCGAGGAATTCATGGGCAAGGTCGGACAACTCGTCTATGTCAGCGCCACACCCGCACGCTTTGAGATCGAGAACAGCGTCGTCGGCAACACCGGCTACATCGCGAAGATCGCCGATCCGCTGCCGTTCTCCAAAACCGTGCGTGTCAGCGGCAGCGCCGAAGCCGTCGATAAATTCGATGTCACGGCCAAAGGCCGCTCTTTGGTCGTCGAGCAGATCATCCGCCCCACGGGCCTGCTCGATCCCGTCATCACCATCAAGCCGCTGAAAGGCCAGATCGACGAAACCATCGAGCTCTGCCGCCAGCGCATCGAAAAAGGCGAGCGCGTGCTCGTCACGACGTTGACAAAGCGCACGGCGGAGGATTTGACCGACTACCTGCGCAATCTCGACTTCAAAGTCCGCTACCTGCACAGCGACATCGACGCCATCGAGCGTGTCGAAATCCTGCGCAGCCTGCGCTCGGGCGACTGCGATGTGCTCGTCGGCATCAATCTTCTTCGCGAAGGCCTCGATCTGCCCGAGGTCAGCCTCGTGTGCATTCTCGATGCCGACAAAGAAGGCTTCCTGCGCAGCGAATCTTCGCTGATCCAGACCTCCGGTCGCGCCGCGCGTCACATCAACGGCGAAGTCGTGCTCTTTGCCGACATCGAGACCAAAAGCATCCGCTCCCTGCTCAGCATCAGCGGCTACCGCCGCCAGGTGCAGACCGATCACAACGAGAAGCACGGCATCACCCCGCAAACCGTGCAGCGCGCCGTTCAAGAAAGCCTGCAAGTGCTCGGCAAGGCCCGTGAGATCGAAGAAAACGTCGTCCGCGAAGGCGGCGGCGATTTCGCCATCACCGAGACCATCCGCGAACTCGAACAAGAAATGGCCGAAGCCGCCAGCAAGCTCGAATACGAGCGCGCAGCCCTGCTGCGGGATCAGATCCGCGAACTCAAGAAACGCGCCGGCTTGAACACCGACGACACCGGCACCTTGCCGCAGCGCAAGAACGTCGTTTACGGCAAGCCGAAGCGCGGTGGCAAGAAGCGGTAG
- a CDS encoding ABC transporter ATP-binding protein — MSAPDTREVILEARELTREFDGVKALDRFSFKLHRGEVLGLLGANGAGKTTAMNCLLGLTLPTTGDIYAFGLPLQANRIKILQRSNFSSAYTALPGNLLVWQNLLVFARIYGVPNPKKKIAELLELLEIPHLYKRVTGQLSAGESTRVNLCKAFLNDPELLMLDEPTASLDPDIADKVRKVVRKVQRERSIGILYTSHNMRDIEEVCDRVIFLHKGKIVCEGTPSDIVEQSSSSTLEDVFIKIARDGEVVDESKKTAIV; from the coding sequence ATGTCCGCCCCCGACACCCGCGAAGTCATCCTCGAAGCCCGCGAACTCACGCGTGAGTTCGATGGCGTGAAGGCGCTCGACCGCTTCAGCTTCAAGCTGCATCGCGGCGAGGTGTTGGGCCTGCTCGGTGCGAACGGCGCGGGCAAAACCACCGCGATGAACTGCCTTCTCGGCCTCACGCTGCCGACAACTGGCGATATTTATGCCTTCGGCCTGCCCCTTCAGGCGAATCGCATCAAAATCCTGCAGCGCTCCAATTTTTCCTCCGCCTACACCGCCCTGCCGGGCAATCTGCTCGTGTGGCAGAACCTGCTCGTGTTTGCGCGCATCTACGGCGTGCCGAACCCGAAGAAGAAGATCGCCGAGCTGCTCGAACTCCTCGAAATCCCGCACCTCTACAAGCGCGTCACTGGCCAGCTCTCCGCCGGTGAGTCCACTCGCGTGAACTTGTGTAAAGCCTTCCTCAACGACCCCGAGTTGCTCATGCTCGACGAACCGACCGCGTCACTCGACCCTGACATCGCCGACAAGGTACGCAAGGTTGTGCGCAAAGTGCAGCGCGAGCGCAGCATCGGCATCCTCTACACCTCCCACAACATGCGCGACATCGAAGAGGTCTGCGATCGTGTGATCTTCCTGCACAAAGGCAAGATCGTCTGTGAAGGCACGCCCTCAGACATCGTCGAACAATCCAGCAGCAGCACGCTGGAGGATGTCTTCATCAAGATCGCCCGTGACGGCGAAGTCGTGGACGAATCAAAGAAAACCGCAATCGTATGA
- a CDS encoding ABC transporter permease codes for MSLRIISALIMRYLFLYARTPMRLVELVFWPLVDLVIWGNVTVFIQRHSDEKFGSFILFFLGAMILWDILFRAQQGVAISFLEDVWTRNLLNIFVAPVRTVEYLSATFAVGFLRIFVTCLVMSVIAWVGYSFNIFQLHWWLVPFFLNLMVFGWSLGMISTALILRWGQAAESLAWAVPFFIQPVVAVFYRVEDMPAWSQPFAWLFPATPIFEGMREVMKTGTMNWNHLWLAAGLNVIYLTLAGWLFVWVLNMTRKRGLLTKFATQ; via the coding sequence ATGAGCCTCCGCATCATCAGCGCCCTCATCATGCGCTACCTGTTCCTCTATGCACGGACGCCCATGCGCCTCGTGGAGCTCGTCTTCTGGCCGCTCGTTGATCTCGTGATCTGGGGCAACGTCACCGTCTTCATCCAACGGCATAGCGACGAGAAATTCGGCAGCTTCATTCTGTTCTTCCTTGGAGCGATGATCCTTTGGGACATCCTGTTCCGCGCGCAGCAAGGCGTGGCCATTTCATTCCTGGAAGATGTGTGGACGCGCAATCTGCTCAACATCTTCGTGGCGCCCGTGCGCACCGTGGAATACCTCAGCGCCACCTTCGCGGTCGGCTTTCTGCGCATTTTCGTCACCTGCCTCGTGATGAGCGTCATTGCCTGGGTTGGCTATTCCTTCAACATCTTCCAGCTTCACTGGTGGCTGGTACCGTTCTTTCTCAACCTCATGGTCTTTGGCTGGTCGCTCGGCATGATCTCCACCGCGCTCATCCTGCGCTGGGGGCAGGCCGCTGAATCGCTCGCCTGGGCCGTGCCGTTCTTCATTCAGCCGGTCGTGGCCGTGTTTTACCGTGTCGAGGACATGCCCGCGTGGTCGCAGCCCTTCGCCTGGCTCTTCCCTGCCACGCCCATTTTTGAAGGCATGCGTGAGGTGATGAAAACCGGCACCATGAACTGGAACCACCTCTGGCTTGCCGCAGGTTTGAACGTGATCTACCTCACGCTGGCCGGCTGGCTGTTCGTCTGGGTGCTCAACATGACCCGCAAGCGCGGCCTGCTGACGAAGTTCGCCACGCAATAG
- a CDS encoding peptide chain release factor 3 → MPHEAQIARRRSFAIISHPDAGKTTLTEKLLLYGGAVALAGSVTARKNQRATTSDWMELEKQRGISVSSTVLQFEYKNCVVNLLDTPGHKDFSEDTYRVLTAVDAAIMVIDAGKGIEAQTRKLFEVCRRRGVPIFTFMNKLDRPAREPMTLLDDLETVLGIGACAINWPLGLGQQFRGVYDRRKKEVHLFERTVHGAYRAPEKVGGLDDEFVATHTVPEALEQAKMELEMLDGAGHDYDRAKIDRGELTPVFFGSASNNFGVQLLLDGFLELAPPPEARMADDGRVIEPNNEGFSGFVFKIQANMDPRHRDRMSFVRIVSGKFERDMQVTHTRTGKIVRLANSQKLFAQDRETVNEAYAGDVVGIVGNHGFGIGDTLATDPKLKFDEIPRFAPEVFAYLHNPSTAHYKRFRDGLEQLLSEGVVQQFTQPHAGQRVPLLGAVGPLQFEVVQFRLESEYNAQSRIENAPYTVLRWVRTKDGGSIEDFDIPSGVATAQDAEERWVVFFSDQWAINYFERRNPNAELSEIPWDEVEKTAAK, encoded by the coding sequence ATGCCACACGAAGCCCAAATCGCCCGCCGTCGCTCCTTCGCGATCATTTCGCACCCGGACGCCGGCAAAACGACGCTCACCGAAAAGCTCCTGCTTTACGGCGGTGCTGTCGCGCTTGCAGGCTCCGTGACGGCTCGCAAAAACCAGCGTGCGACGACCTCCGACTGGATGGAACTGGAAAAACAGCGCGGCATTTCCGTCAGTTCCACCGTGCTTCAATTCGAGTACAAAAACTGCGTGGTGAACCTGCTCGACACTCCCGGTCACAAAGACTTCTCCGAGGACACCTACCGCGTGCTCACCGCCGTCGATGCCGCCATCATGGTCATCGACGCCGGCAAAGGCATCGAGGCGCAAACGCGCAAACTCTTCGAAGTCTGCCGTCGCCGTGGCGTGCCTATCTTCACCTTCATGAACAAGCTCGACCGCCCTGCGCGCGAGCCGATGACGCTGCTCGACGATCTCGAAACCGTCCTTGGCATCGGCGCCTGCGCCATCAACTGGCCGCTCGGACTCGGCCAGCAGTTCCGTGGCGTGTATGATCGTCGCAAAAAAGAAGTCCATCTCTTCGAGCGCACCGTTCACGGTGCTTACCGTGCACCTGAAAAAGTCGGCGGCCTCGACGATGAATTCGTCGCTACGCACACCGTTCCTGAAGCACTGGAGCAGGCCAAGATGGAACTCGAAATGCTCGACGGTGCCGGTCACGACTACGACCGAGCCAAGATTGATCGTGGCGAACTCACGCCCGTCTTTTTCGGCAGCGCCAGCAACAACTTCGGCGTCCAGCTCCTGCTCGACGGCTTCCTTGAACTCGCTCCACCGCCCGAAGCCCGCATGGCCGACGATGGTCGCGTCATCGAGCCTAACAACGAAGGCTTCTCCGGCTTCGTCTTCAAAATCCAGGCCAACATGGATCCGCGTCACCGCGACCGCATGAGCTTCGTGCGCATCGTCAGTGGCAAGTTCGAGCGCGATATGCAGGTCACTCACACCCGCACCGGCAAAATCGTCCGCCTCGCCAACTCCCAAAAACTCTTCGCCCAAGATCGCGAGACCGTGAATGAAGCCTACGCAGGCGATGTCGTCGGTATCGTCGGCAACCACGGCTTCGGCATCGGCGACACCCTCGCCACCGACCCCAAGCTCAAATTCGACGAAATCCCCCGCTTCGCGCCCGAAGTCTTCGCCTACCTGCACAATCCCAGCACCGCACATTACAAACGCTTCCGTGACGGCCTCGAGCAGCTCCTCAGCGAAGGCGTCGTGCAGCAGTTCACCCAGCCGCACGCCGGCCAACGTGTCCCATTGCTCGGAGCCGTCGGCCCCTTGCAGTTTGAAGTCGTGCAATTTCGCCTGGAGAGCGAATACAACGCCCAAAGCCGCATCGAAAACGCCCCCTACACCGTCCTGCGCTGGGTCCGCACCAAAGACGGCGGCTCCATCGAAGACTTCGACATCCCCAGCGGCGTCGCCACCGCGCAAGATGCCGAAGAACGCTGGGTCGTCTTCTTCAGCGACCAATGGGCCATCAACTACTTCGAGCGCCGCAATCCGAACGCCGAACTGTCTGAGATTCCGTGGGATGAGGTCGAAAAAACAGCAGCCAAATGA